From the genome of Sphingobacterium kitahiroshimense, one region includes:
- a CDS encoding TonB-dependent receptor domain-containing protein encodes MLRSLRPAFFVLFFLFFSQIFAQGKFQYSGYIKNAANGETLIGAVIRDLNSSQIARTNNYGFYSIQLPAGSQTIAVSYVGFDEKIFNLQIERDSVLNIDMTPGGRKLEEVVVSGRRKIGNVSGVQTGLVKLEIKDIKNIPVVFGEQDVLKTIQLLPGVTSGGEGSSSFYVRGGGGDQNLILLDEAAVYNASHLFGFFSTFNSDAIKDVNFYKGGMPAHFGGKVSSVMDISMIDGNNKEFGVEGGVGLIASRLKVEGPIVKDKGSFMISGRRTYADLFLKLSKDEDVNKSKLFFYDLNAKVNYRFDNKNSLFLSGYFGKDAMAYSDLFDFNWGNATGTIRWNHVWTNKLFSNTTFIYSDFNYNVNIEDNSNFKITSKIENLNFKQDFQYYPNNDHQIRFGVQASVQTIRPASLFGGEGSAVNTIEIEPRKGLETAVYVSDEWSISDKFKALYGIRVNNYSMLGPGTIYSFDADGNATEKTIYEKNQIIQNYLTVEPRLSLNYMFNDNQSIKASLNRNSQNLHQLTNTTSSLPTDQFVLSSNNIKPQLANQVSLGYFQNFENAKYEASVEAYYKDLQNQIDFKNGADLQANEMLDGELLFGKGRAYGVEWFVKKNKGKLTGWLSYTLSKSERQFDQINNGAWFNARQDKTHNVALVAMYKLTDKWTLGSTFVYYTGDAVTFPSGKYQVDGKTLFYYTDRNSYRMPNYHRLDVSATYDPGVKLNKRYSSSWSFGLYNAYNRKNAYLIDFRENEDNANITEAYRIALFGIIPSVTWNFKF; translated from the coding sequence ATGTTACGATCTCTTAGACCTGCCTTCTTCGTCTTATTCTTTTTATTTTTTTCTCAAATTTTTGCTCAAGGCAAATTTCAATATTCTGGATACATTAAGAATGCCGCAAATGGCGAAACTCTTATTGGAGCTGTGATTCGAGATTTGAATTCTAGTCAAATTGCTAGAACAAATAATTATGGTTTCTACTCCATTCAGTTGCCGGCTGGAAGTCAGACTATTGCAGTATCCTATGTTGGCTTTGATGAAAAAATTTTTAATCTGCAGATTGAGCGGGATAGTGTACTCAATATTGATATGACCCCTGGAGGAAGAAAGCTGGAAGAAGTTGTGGTATCAGGAAGACGTAAGATCGGTAATGTATCTGGTGTGCAAACCGGTTTGGTCAAATTAGAAATAAAAGATATTAAAAATATTCCCGTTGTTTTTGGAGAGCAGGACGTTTTAAAAACAATTCAATTGCTACCAGGAGTGACAAGTGGAGGAGAGGGTAGCAGTTCTTTTTATGTGCGTGGCGGTGGAGGTGATCAGAACTTAATACTACTGGATGAAGCAGCGGTATATAATGCGTCACATTTATTTGGTTTTTTCTCTACATTTAATTCTGATGCGATTAAAGATGTAAATTTCTATAAAGGTGGTATGCCGGCACATTTTGGAGGTAAGGTTTCCTCCGTTATGGACATCAGTATGATTGATGGAAATAACAAAGAGTTTGGTGTAGAAGGAGGTGTGGGCTTAATCGCATCTAGACTTAAAGTGGAAGGACCTATAGTAAAAGACAAAGGGTCTTTTATGATTAGTGGGCGTCGAACTTATGCCGATTTATTTCTTAAATTATCGAAGGATGAAGATGTAAACAAAAGCAAATTGTTTTTCTATGACCTGAATGCTAAAGTAAATTATCGTTTTGATAATAAGAATTCCTTGTTTCTATCTGGTTACTTTGGAAAAGATGCAATGGCTTATAGTGATTTGTTTGATTTTAATTGGGGTAATGCGACTGGTACGATACGCTGGAATCACGTTTGGACTAATAAGCTCTTTAGTAACACGACATTTATCTATAGCGATTTTAATTACAACGTGAATATTGAAGATAATTCAAATTTCAAAATCACTTCAAAGATTGAAAATTTAAATTTTAAACAAGATTTTCAATATTATCCTAATAATGATCATCAGATCCGGTTTGGAGTTCAAGCATCTGTTCAGACAATTCGTCCTGCCAGTCTTTTTGGGGGAGAGGGATCCGCAGTAAACACAATTGAGATCGAACCAAGAAAAGGGTTGGAGACGGCTGTTTACGTGTCAGATGAATGGTCTATATCAGATAAATTTAAAGCATTGTACGGTATACGTGTTAATAATTATAGTATGTTAGGGCCAGGTACAATCTATAGTTTTGATGCCGATGGAAATGCCACAGAGAAAACTATTTATGAGAAAAATCAGATAATTCAAAATTACCTCACTGTAGAACCACGATTGTCATTAAATTATATGTTCAATGACAATCAAAGTATAAAGGCATCCTTAAATCGTAATTCTCAAAACTTGCATCAGCTGACGAATACGACATCAAGCCTTCCAACAGATCAATTTGTTTTAAGTTCCAATAACATCAAACCACAGTTAGCAAATCAAGTATCACTAGGTTATTTTCAGAATTTTGAAAATGCAAAATATGAAGCTTCGGTAGAAGCCTATTACAAAGATCTGCAAAATCAGATTGATTTTAAGAATGGTGCTGACTTACAGGCAAACGAAATGTTGGATGGAGAATTATTATTCGGTAAAGGAAGAGCTTATGGCGTAGAATGGTTTGTGAAAAAAAATAAAGGAAAATTAACAGGATGGTTGAGCTATACGCTATCGAAAAGTGAGCGTCAATTTGATCAGATTAATAATGGAGCATGGTTCAATGCCAGACAAGATAAAACTCATAATGTCGCTTTAGTAGCAATGTATAAGCTGACAGATAAATGGACTTTGGGCTCTACATTTGTTTACTACACAGGTGATGCGGTTACTTTTCCTTCTGGAAAATATCAGGTAGACGGTAAAACCTTGTTTTATTATACAGATCGCAATAGTTATCGGATGCCTAATTATCACCGTCTTGATGTATCTGCAACTTACGATCCAGGTGTCAAGCTTAATAAAAGGTATTCCTCATCGTGGTCTTTTGGGCTATATAATGCATACAACAGAAAAAACGCGTACTTAATTGATTTTAGAGAGAATGAGGATAATGCTAATATTACGGAGGCTTATCGAATCGCTTTATTCGGTATAATTCCTTCTGTGACCTGGAATTTTAAATTTTAA
- a CDS encoding beta-carotene 15,15'-monooxygenase, with amino-acid sequence MREIFKEWVPEWLIKLILFSCLMPSMVLFFLPGANIQVTAGYYGSQPSDVQFLIILFYAGFVGFYILERRFFLFFPVKQYYVIFNLLQILNCFLMYRITDITWVYGLRFLQGMLFASAVNLSISMIFSRLNSERAKEVSYSIFFGMLLCSSPLNSFVTAEFIDSFNFDVLYLYAALAFMPGLLMILLSMKSIRHIRPYPLFSLDWPSSIYFSGVIIAFGYMMVYGQEVYWFSDQHMQVALLLGIALLICFIIRQLILKRVYVDISIFKNRRLLLGLLILFMMYIERFSLSVSNQYFSQVLKLDPIHLSYVQWFNILGIIMGVLFSMYWIIAHKAVKWIWILGYCFLLSFHQVMFFSFESEGNDYYFWIPLWLHGFGVGLIMVPTILFTIASVKSHLAVSAAAVCLAIRYLGYTSSIGLQNFFKLFDTNQHQMVFQDYLQQNNIILQRYFEKESATLLKNGLQFHEHATAVKLVTERVKNQAFVRFAMDYYELMSLISIIILIVIFLSPSLKSMYKKLKRNMVSPA; translated from the coding sequence GTGAGAGAGATATTTAAGGAATGGGTTCCGGAATGGTTGATTAAGCTAATATTATTCAGCTGCTTAATGCCGAGTATGGTATTATTCTTTTTGCCCGGAGCCAATATTCAAGTTACTGCAGGTTATTATGGCAGTCAGCCCAGTGATGTTCAGTTTTTGATAATTCTATTCTATGCCGGATTTGTTGGCTTTTATATCTTAGAAAGACGTTTCTTCCTCTTTTTTCCAGTAAAGCAGTATTATGTTATATTCAATTTATTACAGATACTGAATTGTTTTCTGATGTATCGAATTACGGATATTACCTGGGTCTATGGATTGCGCTTTCTGCAAGGAATGTTATTTGCCAGTGCGGTAAACCTATCCATATCGATGATTTTTTCAAGATTAAATAGTGAACGAGCTAAGGAGGTAAGCTATTCTATCTTTTTCGGAATGTTGCTCTGCAGCTCCCCCTTAAATAGTTTTGTAACTGCAGAGTTTATTGATTCCTTTAATTTCGATGTATTATACCTCTATGCTGCATTAGCCTTTATGCCGGGCTTATTAATGATACTGCTTTCGATGAAATCAATACGTCATATTAGGCCTTATCCTTTGTTTTCACTAGACTGGCCAAGTAGTATCTATTTTAGTGGTGTCATCATTGCCTTTGGTTATATGATGGTGTATGGACAAGAAGTGTATTGGTTTTCAGATCAGCATATGCAGGTTGCATTGTTGTTGGGAATCGCTTTGTTGATTTGCTTTATCATCCGTCAGTTGATTTTAAAACGCGTGTATGTTGATATTTCCATTTTTAAAAATCGACGCTTACTTTTAGGGTTATTGATCCTTTTTATGATGTATATCGAACGATTTTCGCTTTCCGTGTCCAATCAATATTTTTCTCAGGTTTTAAAACTAGATCCGATCCATTTATCCTATGTGCAATGGTTTAATATTTTAGGAATTATTATGGGGGTGTTATTTTCCATGTACTGGATTATTGCCCATAAAGCAGTCAAGTGGATCTGGATATTAGGTTATTGTTTTTTATTGAGTTTCCATCAGGTGATGTTTTTTTCTTTTGAAAGCGAAGGGAATGATTATTATTTCTGGATTCCTTTATGGCTCCACGGATTTGGGGTTGGATTGATCATGGTCCCTACTATTTTATTTACAATAGCGAGTGTGAAGTCACATTTGGCCGTTTCTGCGGCGGCGGTTTGTCTGGCTATACGGTATTTGGGCTACACCAGTAGTATCGGTTTACAAAATTTCTTCAAATTATTTGACACCAATCAACATCAGATGGTTTTTCAAGACTATCTGCAGCAGAATAATATCATATTACAGCGTTATTTTGAAAAAGAAAGTGCAACGTTGCTGAAAAATGGTCTTCAGTTTCATGAACATGCAACAGCAGTCAAATTGGTGACAGAACGTGTCAAAAATCAGGCTTTTGTACGTTTTGCAATGGATTATTATGAATTGATGTCACTCATCAGCATTATTATTTTGATTGTTATTTTTTTATCTCCGTCGCTTAAAAGTATGTATAAAAAACTTAAGCGGAATATGGTATCTCCCGCTTAG
- a CDS encoding alpha/beta hydrolase, whose product MNMKLKYWLVALFFLFLIKGHAATVDTLTINSKSMLKGIKAVVILPEKYDKKNQYPVLYLLHGFGGRYDNWVNNVPAVKKLVDNYQYIVVCPDGGFDSWYWDVKGDQNYQYDTFVSQELITHIDANYSTKKDRSARAITGLSMGGHGAMTLALNHQDIYGAAGSTSGGLDIRPFPMNWNIKSRIGTYTAHPVEWENKSVINQVHLLEPNKLDLIIDCGKEDFFYKVNVAIHDKLDYNNIPHTFITRSGAHNWDYWSKSIIYQMAFFNEFFIKKDTFVKN is encoded by the coding sequence ATGAACATGAAACTCAAATATTGGTTAGTGGCACTATTTTTTTTATTTCTCATTAAAGGTCATGCCGCTACTGTAGATACATTAACAATCAATAGTAAAAGTATGCTTAAAGGGATAAAGGCTGTTGTAATTCTACCTGAAAAATACGATAAGAAAAATCAATATCCCGTGCTTTATCTACTTCATGGTTTTGGTGGACGTTATGATAATTGGGTAAATAATGTTCCTGCTGTAAAAAAGCTTGTTGATAACTATCAATACATAGTTGTCTGTCCTGATGGAGGATTTGATAGCTGGTATTGGGACGTAAAAGGTGATCAAAATTATCAGTATGATACTTTTGTTAGTCAAGAACTAATAACACATATTGATGCTAATTATTCAACAAAGAAAGATCGATCGGCACGAGCAATAACAGGATTGAGCATGGGAGGACATGGAGCCATGACATTAGCGCTTAATCATCAGGATATATACGGTGCCGCCGGAAGTACCTCTGGTGGATTGGATATTCGTCCTTTTCCTATGAATTGGAATATCAAAAGTAGAATCGGAACCTATACGGCTCATCCTGTTGAATGGGAGAATAAATCAGTTATCAATCAGGTGCATTTGCTTGAACCCAACAAATTGGATTTGATCATAGATTGTGGGAAGGAAGATTTTTTCTATAAAGTAAATGTAGCAATTCATGATAAATTAGATTATAACAATATTCCACATACATTTATTACCCGGTCAGGTGCCCATAACTGGGATTATTGGTCTAAATCAATCATTTATCAGATGGCATTTTTCAATGAGTTCTTTATAAAAAAAGATACTTTTGTAAAAAATTAA
- a CDS encoding DUF4377 domain-containing protein yields the protein MIKFSSLIFLHLTAFSLTSLAQTNDFTIKMKSGIQKEQALQVKYYNSADWEPFYAKIESFSYDPNYSYELRIRRTKVANSVPNKPSYRYTLLNTVQKSQVNSEKIILEINDKWVDCQGVGQMKCLQVRSTPKDDWEYFHSHINGFDYEEGYIYKLIVKRTKIENPPQDASAYQYNLVKIVTKTASKNKRSLPTAAVFLSRHKWKLISLNGKDVAKYNAHLLFDADKGRISGNSSCNNFFGPFIITSNTIEFPNIGTTMRACMGDNIESDLYQVLENRELHYDIAEQTFNLYIKNKHVAIFGLTEK from the coding sequence ATGATCAAATTTTCATCTCTAATATTTTTACATCTTACAGCATTTAGTTTAACATCTTTGGCGCAAACAAATGATTTTACAATTAAAATGAAAAGCGGTATCCAGAAAGAGCAGGCATTGCAGGTAAAATATTATAATAGTGCAGATTGGGAACCTTTTTATGCTAAAATAGAATCTTTCTCCTACGATCCCAATTATAGTTATGAACTGCGAATTAGAAGAACAAAAGTAGCAAATTCAGTTCCTAATAAGCCTAGTTATCGTTATACTCTCCTGAATACAGTACAAAAATCTCAGGTAAACTCGGAGAAAATAATCTTAGAAATCAATGATAAATGGGTAGACTGCCAGGGTGTAGGGCAAATGAAGTGCCTACAGGTGAGGTCTACTCCCAAAGATGATTGGGAATATTTTCACAGTCATATAAACGGATTTGATTACGAAGAAGGTTATATTTATAAATTAATAGTGAAGCGTACCAAAATCGAAAATCCGCCACAAGATGCTTCAGCTTATCAGTATAATCTTGTAAAAATTGTGACGAAAACAGCAAGTAAAAACAAAAGATCTTTACCAACAGCAGCAGTATTCTTATCAAGACATAAGTGGAAATTGATTAGTTTAAATGGAAAAGATGTAGCTAAATATAATGCTCACCTACTTTTTGATGCTGATAAGGGCCGGATATCAGGAAACTCGAGCTGTAATAATTTCTTTGGACCATTTATCATAACTAGTAATACGATTGAATTTCCAAATATAGGAACCACAATGCGGGCATGTATGGGTGATAATATTGAATCTGACTTATATCAAGTCCTTGAAAATAGGGAACTTCATTACGATATAGCGGAGCAGACGTTTAATCTGTATATTAAAAATAAACACGTTGCTATTTTCGGCCTGACAGAAAAATAA
- a CDS encoding DUF4249 domain-containing protein: protein MNIKTVFNCIVLVTAVFLSSCEDKIDLELDAVVGKYVIVGDLHNANVSQTISINRVVDFSNTSPNDPVLGAYVQVTNMSSGRSYQFADRNNGSYVIDRMTFKEGDRYALSVTMSDGSHFESTCIMPKYVAVDSIGLVRKKRFNDEYIYASFGFNDPANQDNYYKYKLKLNDEEFKFSDVFSDKFNDGLFVEHEISNEDEDIKVGDEIQVLRQCIAKDVYTYWSNVKGLNPGSAAPSNPISNISNGALGYFSVSSAQYYELKVLEKANHNTSNR, encoded by the coding sequence ATGAATATAAAAACTGTTTTTAATTGTATCGTGTTGGTAACGGCCGTATTTTTAAGTTCATGTGAAGATAAAATAGATTTAGAGTTAGATGCTGTAGTAGGTAAATATGTTATTGTCGGAGATCTGCATAATGCAAATGTGTCTCAAACAATCTCCATTAACCGTGTTGTCGACTTTTCGAATACATCACCCAACGATCCGGTGTTAGGCGCTTATGTGCAAGTGACAAATATGAGTAGTGGCCGTTCTTATCAATTTGCTGATAGGAATAATGGTAGCTATGTTATTGATAGAATGACTTTCAAAGAAGGTGATCGATATGCCTTATCAGTTACAATGTCTGATGGAAGCCATTTTGAGTCAACCTGTATCATGCCTAAATATGTAGCAGTAGATTCCATCGGTTTAGTTCGTAAAAAAAGATTTAATGATGAATATATATATGCTTCATTTGGTTTTAATGATCCAGCTAATCAAGATAACTATTACAAGTATAAGTTGAAATTGAATGATGAGGAATTTAAATTTAGCGATGTATTTAGTGATAAATTTAATGATGGATTATTTGTTGAGCATGAAATAAGTAATGAAGATGAAGACATAAAAGTTGGAGACGAAATTCAAGTTTTGAGACAATGTATCGCCAAGGATGTATACACATACTGGTCCAATGTTAAAGGGTTAAACCCAGGTTCTGCAGCTCCCTCTAATCCGATATCTAATATATCTAATGGTGCACTTGGATATTTTAGTGTTAGTAGTGCGCAATACTATGAACTAAAAGTACTTGAAAAAGCAAATCATAACACTTCGAATCGGTAG
- a CDS encoding MaoC family dehydratase, with product MLTINNYEDYKSYEGKLLGLSEWHKIDQQQINSFADATLDHQWIHVDKEKAESEGPFKSTIAHGYLTLSLIPYLWKQIAEVRNVKMEINYGIENLKFGQAVLFDSEVQLQAKVKSVNNLRGVIKVIIEATLLIKDNAKPAYVGDVIFLYHFM from the coding sequence ATGCTTACAATAAACAATTACGAAGATTATAAATCCTATGAAGGAAAGCTTTTGGGATTATCAGAATGGCACAAAATTGATCAGCAACAGATCAACAGTTTTGCTGATGCTACTCTAGACCATCAATGGATTCATGTCGATAAAGAAAAAGCGGAATCCGAAGGACCTTTCAAATCTACTATTGCTCATGGATACTTAACGCTTTCACTCATTCCTTACCTTTGGAAGCAGATTGCTGAGGTTAGAAATGTAAAAATGGAGATTAATTACGGTATTGAAAATCTAAAATTTGGTCAAGCTGTTTTATTTGATAGCGAAGTTCAGTTGCAAGCAAAAGTAAAATCTGTGAACAATTTAAGGGGTGTTATAAAAGTTATTATCGAAGCTACATTATTGATTAAAGATAATGCTAAACCTGCATATGTAGGTGATGTTATATTCCTTTATCACTTCATGTAG
- a CDS encoding polysaccharide deacetylase family protein, whose amino-acid sequence MYLVKAPFFLKLLYPKSIWNKSRKENKIYLTFDDGPIPELTPFVLDTLKQYNIKATFFCVGENIKKNPHLFERILSEGHQVGNHTYNHLKGWKTDDAKYLENIRQCQELTKSKLFRPPYGRAKKSQLKELYSAYEIIMWDVLTGDFDLSLSPDQCLKNTIRNTENGSIIVFHDNIKAIPRVEYALPKTIAYLLEKNYRFEVL is encoded by the coding sequence ATGTATCTTGTTAAAGCACCTTTCTTTCTTAAATTATTATATCCAAAATCAATCTGGAATAAATCAAGGAAAGAAAACAAAATTTACCTCACTTTTGATGATGGTCCTATTCCGGAATTAACTCCATTTGTTTTAGATACTTTAAAACAGTACAACATCAAAGCGACTTTTTTTTGCGTAGGTGAAAATATTAAAAAAAATCCACATTTATTCGAAAGAATTTTGTCTGAAGGCCATCAAGTCGGAAATCATACTTACAATCATTTAAAAGGTTGGAAAACTGACGATGCTAAGTATCTCGAAAACATCCGACAGTGTCAAGAGCTTACCAAAAGTAAGCTATTTCGCCCTCCATATGGAAGAGCTAAAAAATCTCAATTAAAAGAACTCTATTCTGCATATGAAATTATCATGTGGGATGTTCTAACCGGTGATTTTGACCTTTCACTTTCCCCTGACCAGTGTTTAAAAAATACAATCAGAAATACCGAAAATGGATCAATTATCGTTTTTCATGACAATATAAAAGCAATACCTCGTGTAGAATATGCACTTCCTAAAACTATAGCTTATTTATTAGAGAAAAACTACCGATTCGAAGTGTTATGA
- a CDS encoding isocitrate lyase/PEP mutase family protein, whose translation MSYTKFTKLHQQSNLLILGNVWDAHSAKIAASAGFQALGTSSHAIANSLGYADGEQIPVNELLFVVERIVKSVKIPVSVDFESGYSDNPFEVAKYVTQLSEMGVVGINLEDGKVVKSGRKLGKTGILTEKIEAIKSSTKNIFINARIDTFTTKHENALEETIKRAKIYEEAGADGLFVPLAESKTDIEKIVNSTRLPLNLFLTDKLAKPAVLAELGVKRLSHGAKIYEYLVAQNTKLFHDFLANPKLPK comes from the coding sequence ATGTCATATACAAAATTCACAAAACTGCATCAGCAGAGTAACTTGCTGATTTTAGGAAATGTCTGGGATGCACACAGTGCTAAAATAGCGGCCTCTGCCGGATTTCAGGCCTTAGGTACCTCCAGTCATGCAATTGCTAATTCACTTGGCTATGCCGATGGAGAGCAAATACCTGTGAATGAGTTATTATTTGTCGTCGAAAGAATAGTGAAATCCGTAAAAATACCTGTTTCTGTCGATTTTGAATCTGGTTATTCAGACAACCCATTTGAAGTTGCCAAATATGTAACACAGCTTTCTGAAATGGGAGTTGTAGGAATCAATTTGGAGGACGGAAAGGTAGTTAAGTCTGGACGCAAGCTCGGTAAAACAGGTATTTTAACAGAAAAAATTGAAGCCATTAAATCGAGCACTAAAAATATATTTATCAATGCTAGAATTGATACCTTTACCACTAAGCATGAAAATGCGCTCGAAGAAACCATTAAAAGAGCTAAAATTTATGAAGAGGCAGGTGCCGATGGTTTATTTGTACCACTAGCAGAAAGTAAAACAGATATTGAAAAAATTGTTAATTCAACACGTTTACCGCTTAATTTATTTCTAACGGATAAACTCGCAAAACCCGCTGTATTAGCAGAACTAGGTGTGAAAAGACTGAGCCATGGTGCAAAAATTTACGAATATTTAGTCGCTCAAAACACGAAACTATTTCATGATTTTTTGGCCAATCCAAAACTTCCTAAATGA
- a CDS encoding HlyD family secretion protein, giving the protein MKPKSRWSLTDAKLTKLTNWIAALVLCALLFWGGRTLWIRLNYAYTNDAQVTQYINPIISRVGGYIVSVHYHDHQFVKRGDTLLIIDQREYRYEADQANASVYKEHAEMNVLSSQKQILMEEHESLKKSIDANEARVTKQQLEYDRYKFLYEEKSATAQQMEDVKATLDVYKSELAALQHKLEASQERVRDVEVQKTVVSAEKNRLSAAAGRKHLDVGYTVVRAPYDGMIGKRSIEEGQMVNAGEVLGFIVNAETPTWVTANFKETQLRYLRIQDSVEVIADAYPDQVFKGKIISISPATGSSFSLLPPDNATGNFVKIVQRVPVRIELEKKQGEQILRSGMNVNVSVAKNKK; this is encoded by the coding sequence ATGAAACCTAAATCTCGTTGGTCATTGACCGATGCTAAGTTGACAAAATTAACAAACTGGATCGCAGCACTTGTATTATGTGCATTATTGTTCTGGGGAGGACGCACATTATGGATTCGGTTAAACTATGCTTACACAAATGATGCCCAGGTAACTCAGTATATCAATCCTATTATCTCCAGAGTGGGAGGGTACATTGTCTCTGTGCATTACCATGATCACCAATTTGTAAAACGCGGTGATACGTTGCTGATTATTGATCAACGTGAATATAGATACGAGGCCGATCAAGCTAATGCTTCTGTATACAAAGAGCATGCTGAAATGAATGTGTTGAGCAGTCAAAAGCAGATCCTAATGGAGGAGCATGAATCATTAAAGAAATCTATTGATGCAAATGAGGCTAGGGTAACGAAGCAACAACTAGAGTATGATCGGTATAAATTTCTTTATGAAGAAAAATCTGCCACAGCCCAGCAAATGGAAGATGTCAAAGCGACTTTAGACGTTTATAAAAGTGAATTGGCTGCACTTCAGCATAAATTGGAAGCTTCGCAAGAGCGGGTGAGAGATGTCGAAGTACAAAAAACAGTAGTCAGTGCAGAAAAGAATAGACTATCTGCGGCTGCTGGGAGAAAACATCTGGATGTAGGATACACAGTGGTTCGTGCTCCTTATGACGGTATGATCGGTAAACGGAGTATTGAAGAGGGGCAGATGGTCAATGCTGGTGAAGTATTGGGATTTATTGTTAATGCTGAGACACCGACTTGGGTGACTGCAAATTTTAAAGAAACCCAATTGCGCTATCTGCGTATTCAAGATTCGGTAGAGGTGATCGCTGATGCTTATCCCGATCAAGTCTTTAAAGGGAAAATTATTTCAATTTCCCCTGCCACAGGCTCTTCTTTTTCTTTATTACCTCCGGATAATGCAACTGGAAACTTTGTTAAAATAGTCCAACGTGTTCCAGTGCGAATTGAATTGGAAAAGAAGCAGGGTGAACAAATTTTGCGTTCCGGCATGAACGTAAATGTATCTGTTGCTAAAAATAAAAAGTAG
- a CDS encoding TlpA family protein disulfide reductase, with protein sequence MRVCKKNIGWLISVIGLFCFSFIVSINIKDYSARLQQDYDVLFENSDGEDINLSNLKGKVVVINYWAKWCIPCLAEMPGLNQLYLDMRENSNIIFMAVDMDGNAVKGGNFMKKRKYSIPVYRIKTELPLDLQTKSIPTTIILDRKGVLVNKHGGGMNFKSTKFKEALQQLSEE encoded by the coding sequence ATGCGAGTTTGTAAAAAAAATATAGGATGGTTAATTTCGGTGATCGGATTATTCTGTTTCTCCTTTATTGTTTCCATCAATATAAAAGATTATTCAGCAAGATTGCAGCAAGATTATGATGTTTTATTTGAAAATAGTGATGGTGAAGATATCAATTTAAGCAATCTGAAAGGCAAGGTTGTTGTGATCAACTATTGGGCAAAATGGTGTATACCCTGTTTAGCTGAGATGCCGGGACTGAATCAACTTTATCTCGACATGAGGGAAAATAGCAATATCATTTTCATGGCAGTAGATATGGACGGCAATGCAGTTAAAGGAGGAAATTTTATGAAAAAAAGAAAGTATAGTATTCCAGTATACCGAATTAAAACAGAGCTACCATTGGATCTGCAAACGAAATCTATACCGACAACAATTATTCTGGATAGAAAAGGGGTACTGGTAAATAAACATGGGGGGGGAATGAACTTTAAGTCAACTAAATTTAAAGAAGCACTACAGCAGTTGAGTGAGGAGTAA